The Methanomicrobia archaeon sequence TACTGCGCCATTATATTTATATACGATTCTTTTGACAGCGCGGTAGCCACGAATTTGAAGACTGCGTCAGAGCCGGCCAGGCCATTCGGCAGCACCAGATGCCGTATCAGCAGTCCTCGCACCGCTATACCACGGTCGTCCACGGTTAGATCGCCCACCTGCCGGTGCATCTCCTTCACCGCTGCTTTGCAGACCGCGAAGTAGTCAGGCGCATTGGAGTACTTCTTCGCAACTGCTTCGTCGCTGTATTTGATGTCCGGCATGTAGATGTCCACAATGCCGTCCAAAAGCTCTATCGTTCGTTTCGATTCGTAGCCGCCGCAATTGTAGACGAGTGGCACGTGCAGCCCGTCTTCGATCGCGATCTTCAGCGCTTTCACGATCTGCGGTGTGAAATGGGTCGGCGAGACGAAATTGATGTTGTGGCAGCCCATTTTTTGCAGCTTGAGCATGCTCCGCGCGAGCTCCTCTTCGGTCATTAGTTGCCCGTGTCCGAGATGGCTGATGTCGTAGTTCTGACAGTAGATGCAGCCGAGGTTACAGTTGGAGAGGAATATCGTGCCCGAGCCGTAGATCCCGACCAGGACGTC is a genomic window containing:
- a CDS encoding radical SAM protein; translated protein: MPAAAPVYLDTYERGELDERIDTLMAILDECTLCPRACGVNRNRGEKGYCNSNRHLKVSSVQPHYGEEDVLVGIYGSGTIFLSNCNLGCIYCQNYDISHLGHGQLMTEEELARSMLKLQKMGCHNINFVSPTHFTPQIVKALKIAIEDGLHVPLVYNCGGYESKRTIELLDGIVDIYMPDIKYSDEAVAKKYSNAPDYFAVCKAAVKEMHRQVGDLTVDDRGIAVRGLLIRHLVLPNGLAGSDAVFKFVATALSKESYINIMAQYRPMYEAYRYEELNRGITQGEYQEALAHAKTWGLHRGFED